One segment of Parvularcula sp. IMCC14364 DNA contains the following:
- a CDS encoding VOC family protein codes for MLDEVHHVAIQVRCIGDSMKWYKESFNCEIEYQDDSWALIKFNNMYLALVLAEQHPYHFAIVQEGIDRYGEPIPHRDGTRSVYIKDPDGNNVEMLELAT; via the coding sequence ATGCTAGATGAAGTGCATCACGTGGCCATACAGGTTCGCTGTATCGGCGATTCGATGAAATGGTATAAGGAATCGTTTAATTGTGAAATTGAATATCAAGATGATTCTTGGGCCCTAATAAAATTCAATAACATGTATCTTGCTCTGGTTTTAGCAGAACAGCATCCTTACCATTTTGCGATTGTACAAGAAGGCATTGATCGGTACGGAGAACCAATTCCGCACAGAGATGGCACTCGCTCCGTATACATTAAGGATCCAGACGGGAACAATGTAGAAATGTTAGAGCTTGCCACTTGA
- a CDS encoding demethoxyubiquinone hydroxylase family protein yields the protein MTNLQENTTSHQIRIIKEYPADSVAVPLAMRAWMRSNHAGETGAVWIYRGALLALWSPKIRRMAKNHIQSEKRHLVVMDQLVPVESRCRLLMIWKILGAGLGFLSTLFGYKTFCSTISAVESFVEEHYNEQIEFLNDHEGYSDLQLVLKRCCAEEVHHRNDAESGLSGQRGILDKIWVSLVENGSVAAVSIAKII from the coding sequence ATGACAAATCTTCAGGAAAATACTACCTCGCACCAAATCCGTATCATCAAAGAATACCCAGCAGATTCTGTTGCGGTTCCATTGGCGATGAGAGCATGGATGAGGTCCAATCATGCTGGAGAAACGGGGGCTGTTTGGATTTATAGAGGTGCTCTGTTAGCCCTTTGGTCCCCAAAGATAAGGCGAATGGCGAAGAACCATATCCAATCTGAAAAACGACACCTCGTTGTTATGGATCAACTGGTGCCGGTCGAATCACGATGCCGACTACTAATGATATGGAAGATACTGGGTGCGGGACTTGGGTTTCTTTCTACCCTTTTTGGATACAAGACTTTTTGTTCCACTATCTCAGCTGTAGAATCCTTCGTCGAGGAGCATTACAATGAACAAATTGAATTCCTAAATGACCACGAAGGATATTCAGATCTGCAGCTTGTTTTAAAACGGTGTTGTGCTGAAGAAGTCCACCACAGAAATGATGCTGAGAGTGGTCTTTCAGGGCAACGCGGAATTTTAGATAAGATTTGGGTCAGTCTCGTCGAGAATGGTTCAGTTGCAGCTGTAAGCATAGCGAAGATTATTTAA
- a CDS encoding peroxiredoxin, which yields MKVPSVTFRTRVRDESVQGPNPYRWQDLTSDRLFECKRVVLFALPGAFTPTCSSTHLPGFEENYDHFKQLGVDEVVCLSVNDAFVMHQWGRHQGVEKVLLLPDGSAEFTRKMGMLVEKDNLGFGMRSWRYSALIDNGEIVKLFTEPGFCDNAEDDPFLVSDAETMLGYLRGSEKAAA from the coding sequence ATGAAAGTACCAAGTGTTACATTCCGTACTCGTGTCCGTGACGAAAGTGTCCAAGGTCCAAACCCATATCGCTGGCAAGATCTGACAAGCGATAGGTTATTTGAGTGCAAAAGAGTTGTTCTCTTCGCTCTGCCAGGAGCTTTTACACCTACATGCTCATCAACTCACCTTCCAGGCTTCGAAGAGAATTACGATCACTTCAAACAATTGGGAGTTGATGAAGTAGTTTGCTTAAGTGTGAATGATGCTTTTGTGATGCACCAGTGGGGAAGACATCAAGGTGTGGAGAAAGTCCTGCTTCTGCCTGACGGGTCAGCTGAATTCACTCGAAAAATGGGAATGCTTGTTGAAAAAGACAATTTAGGTTTTGGCATGCGTTCTTGGAGATATTCAGCACTCATCGATAATGGCGAGATCGTGAAATTGTTCACAGAGCCAGGATTTTGCGACAACGCAGAGGATGATCCATTTCTAGTATCCGATGCTGAAACAATGCTCGGATATCTAAGGGGTTCTGAAAAAGCCGCAGCGTAG
- a CDS encoding IS5 family transposase produces MSWNETTRTYYDRSFLRYASDLTDDEWALIEPEIPLPNRMGRPRKWPMREIMNALLYIASTGCQWRMLPRDFPPFSTVQKYFYWWRDDRLLEKINHRLLFECREAHGRSPHPSAGVIDSQSVKTTESGGITGFDAGKNIKGRKRHILTDTEGFLVTALVHAADVQDRDGAPAVLMEARDKFPWLRHIFADGGYAGDKLKRKLKKVGPFRMEIIKRSDKMKGFKVLPRRWVVERTFAWLGRSRRLAKDWERCWTSAIAWLFMAHIRIATRRLARACFI; encoded by the coding sequence ATGAGTTGGAATGAAACCACCCGCACATATTATGACCGCAGTTTCCTGCGCTATGCAAGTGATCTGACGGACGACGAATGGGCTTTGATTGAACCTGAAATACCTCTTCCAAATCGGATGGGGCGTCCTCGCAAGTGGCCGATGCGGGAGATCATGAACGCCTTGTTGTATATCGCGTCTACTGGCTGCCAATGGCGCATGTTACCAAGGGATTTCCCGCCTTTTTCGACGGTTCAGAAATATTTTTATTGGTGGCGTGATGACAGATTGCTGGAAAAGATCAATCACCGCCTGCTGTTTGAATGCCGCGAAGCACACGGCAGAAGCCCACACCCCAGCGCAGGTGTGATCGATAGCCAGTCGGTTAAAACCACAGAAAGTGGCGGTATTACTGGCTTTGACGCGGGCAAAAATATAAAAGGCCGCAAGCGGCATATTCTGACGGATACGGAAGGCTTTCTGGTGACAGCACTTGTGCATGCCGCGGATGTACAGGATCGCGACGGCGCACCAGCGGTGTTGATGGAAGCGCGAGACAAATTTCCATGGCTTCGCCATATCTTTGCCGATGGTGGCTATGCGGGAGATAAGCTAAAGCGCAAACTTAAAAAAGTCGGTCCATTCCGGATGGAAATCATCAAGCGATCCGATAAAATGAAAGGCTTTAAAGTCCTGCCCCGGCGATGGGTCGTAGAACGCACATTCGCATGGTTAGGGCGATCACGCCGTCTCGCCAAGGATTGGGAACGATGCTGGACCTCAGCTATCGCATGGCTATTCATGGCTCACATCCGTATCGCAACAAGACGACTGGCAAGAGCATGTTTCATATGA
- a CDS encoding DUF2256 domain-containing protein — translation MSKRNLPSKLCPVCERPFNWRKKWKRNWDNVVYCSDRGE, via the coding sequence ATGAGCAAAAGGAACTTACCCTCCAAACTATGTCCTGTTTGCGAACGTCCCTTTAATTGGCGGAAGAAGTGGAAAAGGAACTGGGATAATGTCGTTTATTGTTCAGATCGAGGCGAATGA
- a CDS encoding DUF4174 domain-containing protein, with product MSVFILLFSIFTALQTVDEPSSNADLLLMERNLSDYIWDKRLLIISSDRDSDLLVEQLTLLSEVTNDLEERDLVVIQVSGYRSFALFGDAVAPAAKGLKDKFSLGKSQNYKAILVGKDGTVKQRWETVFDPTDLFTIIDAMPMRIRELDSSVSEQ from the coding sequence ATGTCCGTTTTTATTCTCTTATTCTCTATATTCACAGCGTTGCAAACAGTTGATGAGCCGTCTTCTAATGCGGACTTATTATTGATGGAGCGAAATTTATCAGATTATATTTGGGATAAACGTCTATTGATAATTTCAAGCGATCGGGATTCGGACCTGTTGGTTGAACAGTTGACGCTACTTTCAGAGGTAACTAACGATCTTGAAGAGCGCGATCTTGTTGTTATTCAAGTTAGTGGTTATCGATCATTTGCATTATTCGGCGATGCCGTCGCCCCAGCCGCAAAGGGCCTGAAAGACAAGTTTTCGCTTGGCAAAAGTCAAAATTACAAAGCGATACTCGTCGGCAAAGACGGCACGGTTAAACAGCGCTGGGAAACTGTGTTTGATCCAACTGATTTGTTCACAATAATTGACGCAATGCCAATGCGAATTCGTGAATTAGATAGCTCGGTGTCTGAACAATAA